The genome window TAATTCTGTTACCAGTTAataattttttgcattaaaatttCCCCTTTATGGGCCTTCTTCCAAATAGCTTTTTCTTCCACACCCTACTTATTTCATCCAGACTCTTCTTCTTTCATTTCCAGAGTGGAAATTGGAGGGAAGAGTTACAAAATGTATCTTCAAGAGGAAATGCTTTGTGTTTACATGAACTAAAATATGCATGCCCTGTTGATTAAGGTCTCCTGAAAATAAAACCTtctccaagttaaaaaaaaaaaattcccttttcaAATTGCTGCCTagcttctgcctcctcctgaCTGGACACTGAGAGATGAAAGGGGTCTTTTCTATCCTGCTCTCTCTTACTGCAAGCACTTCCACTATTTTGATCCAATTAAAGTGCAGAAGCTGTCAGGGAACATTCATGAGAGGGGTGGCATTACATCTTCGTTTAGGCTTGATATAAGGCAATAAAAAAAGACTAAAGGGAAGATATTTTTGAAGGCATttcttagatgaaatggacagaaATTTGTTAATAACTGGATCTGTAGGTCTTGCTGAGAAAGAGGCAGAAGGTTAGGTTGGCAGCTTGTGGGACAGAATTCCATGGTGCAATCCTCCCATGTCTGCACTGCCTGCCCCAGAGACAGTGACAATAGAGGAATTAAGACCCTGTGGGGCAGAGAAGGTGACAGAACACAGCTGACAGGGAGTGAGAAAGCCTGGATATGAAAGGGCCTGGAAATAGCAACAAAGTAACCAGATGGTCCTGGAGAGAGGAGCAGGTCTGATTCTGGGATGGGACGCTGCAGGTGTCCGCACTGTGTGACTGTGAGATTGTCTCCCCTACACTCCAACACACACCACAGGCCAGGCTCCACCTCCACGTTGGTGTTCATTGATTACCCCTTTGTACAAAACAGCCAGTGCTCACCACAAAGAATGACATAACTTCAACAATTTCAATCTCTCAAGCATTTATTAGACACTTCTTGTGTGCCCTCTACCAGCATCTCTGCACACAGAACTCAGTAACTCCGTGTCCATCACCTCAGTGATCACAGTCGGGTGATGTAAgagcagagggaagaggaagcTCAGTACTTATCAGGCAGGCCGGCAGGTCTGAAGTGATTGGGGTCTTTGCCACTCCGGCCCCATTCGTAGGCAGCCTGGTCAGCCAATGAATCCTCTGCTCCGTGGCCTGTGGCTCTCTGAATACTCTCTCTCGCATCGCTGTAATTAAGGACATAGGAAAGAGATAAATCACCGGGCTGATGAGCAACAGTCCATTCCCCCAACTCTCCCCTTTCCAGGGGACGACTCTGAGAGGAGCCCAGGAAGACCAAGGGCAGAGGGGCTAAAACACTGACCCTGCCTGGGCACAGCCCTACTCAGCCCAGGATAGTCTCCCTTATTCTGGAAGAAGAACAGCACCCAGAGAGGAGGGGTTGAGAATCACTCATTCCCACCAGCCACTCAGACCCCACAGCAAGCAAAGAGAGGGAGATTGGGAAGGGGGTAAGGGGCCACCGCCTCTACAGGACACTGCTCTGCAAGGAAGCTTGTCCCCTTCTGACTGTCCCAGGCAGTGAAGATCTGCTCACCCGTCCTTGGCATCCCAAAGAATCTGCGTTACCTGATCACTCTAGCAGCCCATTCGCCCCCAGGTCCCCGCTGGGCAGCATCGTAGTTCCCCCGAGCATAGAAGTATTTATCTGAATTTGTGTAATTGGCTTCCCTCATGTCAGAGCAGGTGCTCCACATGTCCCAAGCCcctggaaaggagaggaaaggaaaaggcaaaagtgATACCATCTAAACACAGAGACTCTGACAAAACTTTAGAGAGGAACCAATGAATAAAACATCTTCGACTGACTTCAAGACTGCAGCCTGTGATCATGACACTCTTGGATACCATGGGGTGAGAAGGACATTCCTTATCCTATTTGGCTTCTTCAGGTAACTCTAATGAGAGTCATTTAAACGGGCACACCTCTGCTGCATCTGGTTGTCTGGCCACTGTGGTGCTATGAGCTAAGTAGGGCTCTATGTTATACGtttaaaggagagaaaggaggtaTCCCTAGAGAATGGGATTTGACAACTACACCATTACTGAAATAtcgggccagataattctttgctgttcTGGAATGTCCTgagcattgtaggatgtttaccAGTATCCCTAGTCTCTACCCACTGGATGCTGGCAGCACATTCCCTCGGTGCGACAACCAAGAACATAcgca of Cynocephalus volans isolate mCynVol1 chromosome 4, mCynVol1.pri, whole genome shotgun sequence contains these proteins:
- the LOC134377190 gene encoding serum amyloid A-1 protein-like isoform X2 — protein: MKLLTGLIFCSLVLGAQGLLSILDLAGQGAWDMWSTCSDMREANYTNSDKYFYARGNYDAAQRGPGGEWAARVISDARESIQRATGHGAEDSLADQAAYEWGRSGKDPNHFRPAGLPDKY
- the LOC134377190 gene encoding serum amyloid A-1 protein-like isoform X1, which translates into the protein MKLLTGLIFCSLVLGMVSLLPFPFLSFPGAWDMWSTCSDMREANYTNSDKYFYARGNYDAAQRGPGGEWAARVISDARESIQRATGHGAEDSLADQAAYEWGRSGKDPNHFRPAGLPDKY
- the LOC134377190 gene encoding serum amyloid A-1 protein-like isoform X3 — encoded protein: MKLLTGLIFCSLVLGMVSLLPFPFLSFPGAWDMWSTCSDMREANYTNSDKYFYARGNYDAAQRGPGGEWAARVISGKDPNHFRPAGLPDKY